One segment of Aquimarina sp. BL5 DNA contains the following:
- a CDS encoding GIY-YIG nuclease family protein, whose amino-acid sequence MKLSYVYILKCADDSYYTGVTSNFKQRLHQHQSGYFKDSYTHNRRPVVLVYICEFTDIQLAIDTEKQIKKWSRTKKEALINGAYDKLPNLAKKKFQQ is encoded by the coding sequence ATGAAATTATCCTATGTATATATTTTGAAATGTGCTGATGATTCTTACTATACTGGAGTGACTTCAAATTTTAAGCAACGATTACATCAGCATCAGTCTGGTTATTTTAAGGATTCTTATACCCACAATAGAAGACCCGTAGTATTGGTATATATCTGTGAATTTACAGATATCCAGTTAGCAATTGATACTGAAAAACAAATTAAGAAATGGTCAAGGACTAAAAAAGAGGCTTTGATTAATGGAGCGTATGACAAGTTACCTAATTTGGCCAAAAAGAAATTTCAACAATAA
- a CDS encoding S9 family peptidase: MRKIVIIKILFLIVISSQAQSKKQILDFKFEGVTLNGVLNLPKDQKPKGIVLIIHGSGKTNAVAQEWYLDIRETIAKTGYATYMWDKMGCGKSGGTFNYNQSVYNSASEAIAAIHMLKEKHILGSNNIGLYGGSRAGWINPIVINEYKEIAFWISVSGVDDKENFGYLLEENLRIKGLPKDSITVIVDQWLKGIKIAHSGESFETYMNATKELQNNAFWLRFVQENMGAMNKGAYVGFQVPLMKEELDEETGLPVYIKDFDEILSNVKTPVLALFGETDMNVDWKKTKLLYENTMGKNTDLIIKSFPNCNHNIFECQTGGFYEFQDNKLPYKRCNSFLDAIEDWLYKR; encoded by the coding sequence ATGAGAAAAATAGTCATCATAAAAATCTTGTTCTTGATTGTTATCAGTTCACAAGCACAAAGCAAAAAACAAATTTTAGATTTTAAGTTTGAAGGAGTAACCTTAAACGGGGTATTAAATCTTCCGAAAGATCAAAAGCCTAAGGGAATAGTGCTGATCATTCATGGATCAGGAAAAACGAATGCTGTTGCGCAAGAATGGTATTTGGATATAAGAGAAACAATCGCAAAAACCGGATATGCCACGTATATGTGGGATAAGATGGGATGTGGAAAAAGTGGTGGTACCTTCAATTATAATCAATCCGTTTATAACAGCGCATCTGAGGCTATCGCAGCTATCCATATGCTTAAAGAAAAGCATATACTAGGATCAAATAATATAGGTTTATATGGAGGGAGTAGGGCAGGTTGGATAAATCCAATTGTCATAAACGAATACAAAGAGATTGCATTTTGGATTTCGGTAAGTGGTGTAGATGATAAAGAAAACTTTGGCTACCTTCTAGAAGAAAATCTAAGAATTAAAGGGCTGCCTAAAGATTCCATTACCGTAATTGTTGATCAATGGCTAAAAGGAATCAAAATAGCTCACTCTGGTGAAAGTTTCGAAACCTATATGAATGCTACCAAAGAACTCCAAAACAATGCATTTTGGTTACGATTTGTTCAAGAGAATATGGGAGCGATGAATAAAGGGGCATATGTTGGTTTTCAAGTACCTCTTATGAAAGAAGAGCTCGATGAAGAAACAGGTTTGCCGGTGTACATCAAAGATTTTGATGAGATCTTATCGAATGTAAAAACTCCGGTTCTAGCATTATTTGGAGAAACTGATATGAACGTAGATTGGAAAAAAACCAAATTATTATATGAAAACACAATGGGAAAGAATACAGACTTGATCATAAAATCATTCCCAAATTGTAATCATAATATTTTCGAATGCCAGACCGGAGGATTCTATGAGTTCCAAGACAACAAACTACCTTACAAAAGATGCAATAGTTTTCTTGATGCGATTGAAGATTGGTTATATAAAAGATAA
- a CDS encoding NAD(P)H-dependent oxidoreductase, with amino-acid sequence MKNILIINGHPDKESFNFALSKSYKKGAEKSNAEIKEINIRELNFNPNLQFGYRKRTELEPDLLDAQVKLKWADHLVWIYPVWWSSVPAIMKGFLDRVLLPGFAFNKRENSLFSDTYFTGKTARVICTLDQPAWYYKWVYGNPSHKAMKKGTLKYIGIKKVRITAIGPIRLSKEDFRAKWLRKVEILGQMNK; translated from the coding sequence ATGAAAAACATACTAATCATAAATGGACATCCAGATAAAGAAAGTTTCAATTTTGCACTTTCAAAATCTTATAAAAAAGGGGCTGAAAAATCGAATGCTGAAATAAAGGAAATTAACATCAGAGAATTGAACTTCAACCCAAACCTACAATTTGGATATAGAAAACGAACAGAATTAGAACCTGACCTATTAGACGCTCAAGTCAAATTAAAATGGGCTGACCATTTAGTTTGGATTTATCCTGTTTGGTGGAGTTCCGTACCTGCAATAATGAAAGGGTTTTTAGACCGAGTTTTACTTCCTGGATTTGCTTTTAACAAAAGAGAAAATTCATTATTTAGCGATACGTATTTTACTGGAAAAACAGCAAGAGTAATTTGTACATTAGACCAACCTGCGTGGTATTATAAATGGGTTTATGGAAACCCTAGCCACAAGGCTATGAAAAAAGGAACATTAAAATACATTGGAATAAAAAAGGTGCGAATTACTGCTATTGGACCTATAAGACTTTCTAAAGAAGATTTTAGAGCAAAATGGTTGCGAAAAGTTGAAATTTTAGGTCAAATGAACAAGTAA
- a CDS encoding Crp/Fnr family transcriptional regulator, which produces MDIEKILNKIGETYHPINNECQQELISNSKIVSYKKGEIVVREGQFSKKAYLIVKGCSRAYYLKDGKDISDWFTFENEIMAAIISFFSEEPSPHYVEFIEDSVVLEFSKDTVDCLSKKYHDFERFISKVVTQTMLGLCERLYTIQFNKAEERYKYLLNIYPNITQRIPLTHIASYLGITLETLSRIRNPKKRI; this is translated from the coding sequence ATGGATATTGAAAAAATCTTAAATAAAATTGGAGAAACATATCACCCTATTAACAATGAATGTCAACAAGAGTTAATTTCGAATTCAAAAATTGTAAGTTATAAAAAGGGCGAGATTGTAGTTCGTGAAGGACAATTTTCCAAAAAAGCCTACTTAATTGTAAAAGGTTGTTCAAGAGCATATTATTTAAAAGACGGAAAGGACATTTCTGACTGGTTCACTTTTGAAAATGAAATAATGGCTGCAATTATCAGTTTTTTCAGCGAAGAGCCAAGTCCTCATTATGTTGAATTTATTGAAGATTCCGTTGTCCTTGAATTTTCAAAAGATACAGTTGATTGCCTTTCGAAGAAGTACCACGATTTTGAACGTTTTATTAGTAAAGTTGTTACTCAAACTATGTTAGGTCTATGTGAAAGATTATATACAATTCAGTTCAACAAGGCAGAAGAACGCTATAAATATCTTTTAAATATTTATCCAAATATAACCCAAAGAATACCTCTTACGCACATTGCATCCTATTTAGGAATTACACTTGAAACATTAAGCAGAATAAGAAATCCAAAAAAACGAATTTGA
- a CDS encoding tryptophan-rich sensory protein, protein MRSGHDILVGFRRRWQLMLWLEIALYALGPAMLIYLAFSNILWTILTLLLVGSIAAIVIKPWKKSLENIASYIDFHLEATEYSTGLLLVPEEKLSSLARIQQNRVTTRLVEKLKTIKPPNHLVRGTIILSAFILIGLVIYKYELLSNLQGSQQSKETPEAIVFKPTDTTKTVIQPPRLIGQQLMIDYPNYTQVPSVETSTMDIKAVEGSRVSWKIQFDQEIKSVTMESMGNSYPMKLIDGTYTGASTITSAGFYNFKFTDLQDRSYVSELYAIEVIKDKSPSVEIKGIKQFTSFAFNEDKKVSFTTAITDDFGIEDAYIIATVSKGSGESVKFREEKLNFNSKISKGNKNMNLSKNIDLDQMKMEPGDELYFYVEALDRKRPKPNTSRSETFFAVIKDTVPDTFAVEGTMGVDLMPDYFRSQRQLIIDTEKLLKDKSKLSTKDYKSRSNELGFDQKVLRLKYAEFMGDESEFGGTAEGDVESPEHEDEDHHEEGHEDEDPLAKYTHKHDSENEHNLVEEKKEDPLEEYLHNHEDPEESTLFTQSLKSKLRQALNEMWDAELYLRLYTPEKSLPYQYRALKLIQEIKNSARIYVHRIGFDPPPIKEDKRLTGEIDEVSGYRKTETLEQEDAYPSIRVTLARLEQLISESGTITEDDKLLFGQAGNELATKAIEDPGKYLETLQQLKWISEDVTVPSEALEELQKGLFLALPELKPNAAKQQQQTSKINELLLKELEIND, encoded by the coding sequence ATGAGATCAGGACACGACATATTGGTTGGATTTAGAAGGCGATGGCAACTGATGCTTTGGCTGGAGATCGCATTATATGCTTTGGGACCTGCTATGTTAATATATCTTGCGTTTTCTAATATATTATGGACGATACTAACCCTGCTTTTGGTTGGCAGTATTGCTGCAATTGTCATAAAACCATGGAAGAAGAGTTTAGAAAATATTGCCAGCTATATAGATTTTCATCTTGAGGCTACAGAATATAGTACTGGTCTTTTGTTAGTACCCGAAGAAAAGCTGTCTAGCTTAGCCAGAATACAACAAAATAGAGTAACAACCAGACTTGTCGAAAAACTAAAAACCATTAAACCTCCCAATCATTTAGTTCGTGGCACTATTATTTTAAGTGCTTTTATTTTGATAGGCTTAGTGATTTATAAGTACGAACTATTATCAAACCTTCAAGGATCACAGCAATCTAAGGAAACTCCAGAAGCAATTGTTTTTAAACCAACAGATACGACTAAGACAGTAATACAGCCACCTAGGTTGATAGGTCAACAACTAATGATTGATTACCCCAACTATACACAGGTTCCTTCCGTAGAGACTTCTACAATGGATATTAAAGCCGTAGAAGGATCCAGAGTTTCCTGGAAAATACAATTTGACCAAGAAATCAAAAGCGTAACGATGGAAAGCATGGGAAATAGCTACCCTATGAAATTAATTGATGGAACATATACAGGAGCATCCACAATCACCAGTGCAGGTTTTTATAATTTTAAATTTACTGACCTACAAGACCGATCCTATGTTTCCGAATTATATGCTATCGAGGTGATCAAAGACAAGAGCCCTTCTGTAGAAATTAAAGGAATAAAACAGTTCACTTCTTTTGCTTTTAATGAAGATAAAAAGGTATCCTTTACTACAGCGATTACCGATGACTTTGGGATTGAAGACGCTTATATCATTGCTACGGTGAGTAAAGGTTCTGGTGAATCCGTAAAGTTTAGAGAAGAGAAGTTAAACTTCAATAGTAAAATCTCTAAAGGCAATAAGAATATGAATTTGTCCAAAAACATTGATCTGGATCAAATGAAGATGGAACCGGGAGATGAACTCTATTTTTATGTAGAAGCCTTAGACCGTAAACGGCCAAAACCAAATACATCCAGAAGCGAAACCTTTTTTGCAGTGATAAAAGATACCGTTCCTGATACTTTTGCGGTAGAAGGAACGATGGGAGTGGATCTGATGCCGGATTACTTTAGAAGTCAACGACAGTTGATTATCGATACAGAAAAACTGCTAAAGGATAAATCAAAACTATCTACAAAAGACTATAAATCTAGAAGTAATGAATTAGGTTTTGACCAAAAAGTACTGCGACTTAAATATGCCGAATTTATGGGAGATGAATCAGAATTCGGAGGCACTGCAGAAGGAGATGTTGAATCTCCAGAACATGAGGACGAAGATCATCACGAAGAAGGACATGAGGATGAAGATCCGTTGGCAAAATACACACATAAGCACGATAGCGAAAATGAACACAATCTGGTAGAAGAAAAAAAGGAAGATCCTTTAGAAGAATACCTGCATAATCATGAAGATCCAGAAGAATCTACACTGTTTACACAATCGCTAAAAAGTAAGCTCAGACAGGCGCTTAATGAAATGTGGGATGCAGAATTATATTTAAGACTCTACACACCAGAAAAATCATTGCCGTATCAATACAGGGCGCTAAAACTGATTCAGGAAATAAAAAACAGTGCACGTATCTATGTGCATCGTATCGGTTTTGATCCTCCTCCGATTAAGGAAGATAAAAGACTTACTGGAGAAATCGATGAGGTATCGGGATACCGAAAAACGGAAACTTTAGAGCAAGAAGATGCATATCCTTCTATACGTGTAACTTTGGCAAGATTGGAACAGCTTATTTCTGAAAGCGGTACGATCACCGAAGATGATAAGCTACTTTTCGGTCAAGCCGGAAATGAATTGGCAACAAAAGCAATCGAAGACCCAGGAAAATATTTAGAAACATTACAACAATTAAAATGGATTTCTGAAGACGTCACTGTACCATCAGAAGCACTGGAGGAATTACAAAAAGGATTGTTTTTGGCACTTCCGGAGTTGAAGCCTAATGCAGCGAAACAGCAACAACAAACAAGCAAAATCAATGAATTATTATTAAAGGAGCTCGAAATCAATGATTGA
- a CDS encoding BatA domain-containing protein, whose protein sequence is MFFLNPTYLWALLGLLVPLAIHLWSKKEGKTIKVGSTKLLSESDSKQSRSIQLNELFLLLLRMLLIGVLVFLMAGFGIKKKATTIPIIYIVEPSLLDDDRIQTIIDTIETGESLRLLESGFPELDTDQTAIENNNTPNYWQLAKEMETLQTDSIVVFTKAFINGIKGKRPETNKNVAWISLESEEVSKKVLKAIKKEDSLQVLSMISDQDQLSFKKAFIATDDKRLRFNEANDSVMIPLNGKEESVILTSELPTKVVLFYEDSLATQKTYIEASLNVISKYLNKQIDIEIVQDREGLDTDAFDLVVWLSSAVVPNTSTRMLVYQPDDLADNIIEAGSSNRIFYLTETLNTENSIDRNVSEQLLKLFDFHQDIETEINEYDKRTIDISELQPVATNLVSGKKQFKLFDVSKWLWLLLGALLVMERSVAKFRKQ, encoded by the coding sequence ATGTTTTTCCTAAACCCTACATATCTCTGGGCATTATTAGGACTTCTGGTTCCTTTAGCCATACATCTGTGGAGTAAAAAAGAAGGAAAAACAATAAAAGTGGGGAGCACTAAATTGCTGAGTGAATCAGACTCGAAACAATCCAGAAGTATTCAACTAAATGAACTTTTTCTACTACTACTAAGAATGTTGTTGATTGGTGTTTTGGTATTCTTAATGGCCGGATTTGGGATTAAAAAGAAAGCGACGACCATACCAATAATCTATATAGTAGAACCTTCATTACTGGATGATGATAGAATACAAACGATCATAGATACCATAGAAACAGGAGAATCGCTAAGGCTTTTGGAATCCGGATTTCCCGAGTTGGATACTGATCAGACAGCTATAGAAAATAATAATACTCCTAATTATTGGCAGTTAGCCAAAGAAATGGAAACGCTACAAACCGATAGTATTGTCGTTTTTACGAAAGCATTCATAAACGGAATCAAAGGTAAAAGACCAGAAACGAACAAGAATGTTGCCTGGATATCTTTAGAATCAGAAGAGGTATCTAAAAAAGTGCTTAAAGCCATTAAGAAAGAAGATTCTTTGCAAGTTCTATCGATGATTAGTGATCAAGATCAGTTGTCTTTTAAGAAGGCATTTATTGCTACCGATGATAAGAGACTTAGATTTAATGAAGCAAATGACAGTGTGATGATTCCGTTAAACGGAAAAGAAGAAAGCGTAATTCTTACTTCAGAATTACCAACCAAAGTAGTATTGTTTTACGAAGATAGTCTAGCTACTCAAAAAACATACATAGAAGCATCGCTAAATGTGATATCAAAGTACCTGAATAAACAAATAGATATAGAAATCGTTCAGGATAGAGAAGGATTAGATACTGATGCTTTTGACTTGGTGGTTTGGTTGTCTTCAGCTGTAGTTCCGAATACGTCAACAAGGATGTTAGTGTACCAACCGGATGATCTTGCTGATAATATTATAGAAGCAGGATCTTCGAATAGGATTTTTTATCTTACAGAAACACTGAATACAGAGAATAGTATCGATAGAAACGTATCCGAACAACTGCTAAAACTTTTTGATTTTCATCAAGATATCGAAACCGAAATTAATGAGTATGATAAAAGAACGATCGATATATCAGAACTGCAACCTGTAGCGACAAATCTAGTATCGGGTAAAAAACAATTTAAACTTTTTGATGTGTCAAAATGGTTATGGTTGTTATTGGGAGCATTGTTAGTGATGGAACGTAGTGTAGCAAAATTCAGAAAACAATAA
- a CDS encoding DUF58 domain-containing protein, with the protein MRQDYHQLLKPEFIKTVSGLSLIARVIVDGYLSGLNNSRNVGSGMEFTQFRNYEPGDDLRLLDWKMLARSGRYYIKQSEVETNISIKFILDASKSMLHQEDELSKMDYARILIASLGYLSQNQGDAIGLFALNEQQLYNLYPKIQKQHYNRFLLELTNIENKGKWPENPNASKSLHNRNHKELIFFITDLYEHNEELTSFVKRLKTPKNEVVVLHLMGKNELEFDYKGTVTFEDLETGAKLKIDAKTAKKEYLIALEEMIKNTKNTLLANDISYHLFQLQEHIGEALQVFLKKRNKLI; encoded by the coding sequence GTGAGACAAGATTATCATCAATTATTAAAACCTGAATTTATTAAAACGGTATCAGGATTATCACTCATTGCGCGTGTAATTGTTGATGGATATTTGTCTGGATTAAATAATAGTCGCAATGTAGGTTCTGGAATGGAATTTACTCAATTCCGTAATTATGAACCGGGTGATGATTTACGATTACTCGATTGGAAAATGTTAGCCCGATCCGGTAGATATTATATCAAGCAATCCGAAGTAGAAACCAATATTTCAATAAAATTTATTTTGGATGCAAGTAAATCCATGCTTCATCAGGAGGACGAACTTTCTAAAATGGATTATGCCAGAATCTTAATAGCTTCTTTAGGATACTTATCCCAAAATCAAGGAGATGCTATTGGACTTTTTGCATTAAACGAACAGCAGTTGTATAACTTATATCCTAAAATCCAGAAACAACATTATAATCGTTTTTTATTGGAACTAACAAATATAGAAAATAAAGGGAAATGGCCCGAAAACCCAAATGCCTCCAAAAGTCTTCACAATCGCAATCACAAAGAACTGATATTTTTTATAACGGATCTGTATGAACATAACGAAGAGCTAACATCTTTTGTAAAAAGATTAAAAACCCCAAAAAATGAGGTAGTGGTATTACATCTTATGGGAAAGAATGAGTTAGAGTTTGATTACAAAGGTACTGTAACATTTGAAGATTTAGAGACAGGAGCAAAACTCAAAATAGATGCAAAAACCGCTAAAAAAGAATATCTCATCGCATTAGAGGAAATGATCAAGAATACTAAAAATACGCTCTTAGCCAATGATATCAGTTATCATTTGTTCCAATTACAAGAACATATAGGAGAGGCATTACAGGTATTCCTGAAGAAACGAAACAAACTAATCTGA
- a CDS encoding MoxR family ATPase: MDRELVNIEAEVTILTEKLQKLRKEIGKVITGQEETVEQLLITFLAGGHALLEGVPGLAKTLMIRTLAQAIDLKFKRIQFTPDLMPSDIIGTEILEEDYSTGKKFFKFNKGPIFSNIILADEINRTPPKTQAALLEAMQEFEVTYSGKTYELDKPFFILATQNPIEQSGTFSLPEAQQDRFLLYIKIGYPTESEETTILKNTTGVKKETLNKVISGEDIIRLQQLVREVPISDDLVSYVSKVIRATRPETTTNAYVKEWVNWGAGPRAGQAMILTAKARALAQGRLSVTLDDLHHVAIPVLRHRVIVNFRAESEGITSDEVTHHLLKAIEVGK, encoded by the coding sequence ATGGACAGAGAGTTAGTAAATATAGAAGCAGAGGTAACTATTCTTACGGAGAAACTTCAGAAGTTACGGAAAGAGATCGGTAAGGTGATTACTGGGCAAGAAGAAACGGTAGAGCAGTTATTGATTACCTTTCTTGCAGGTGGACATGCATTGTTAGAAGGAGTTCCGGGTTTGGCAAAAACATTAATGATCAGAACGCTGGCACAAGCTATTGATTTAAAATTCAAAAGAATACAATTTACGCCAGATTTAATGCCATCAGATATTATTGGTACAGAAATATTAGAAGAAGATTATAGCACAGGAAAGAAATTTTTTAAATTTAATAAAGGCCCTATTTTTTCTAATATCATCTTGGCAGATGAGATCAATCGTACGCCACCAAAAACGCAGGCCGCATTATTAGAGGCGATGCAGGAGTTTGAGGTTACCTATTCCGGAAAAACATACGAGTTAGATAAGCCATTTTTTATACTCGCTACTCAAAATCCTATTGAGCAATCCGGAACATTTTCACTTCCAGAAGCGCAACAAGATCGTTTTCTATTATATATCAAAATAGGATATCCAACGGAGTCTGAAGAAACCACCATTCTAAAAAATACAACGGGTGTCAAGAAGGAAACCCTGAATAAAGTGATATCCGGAGAAGATATTATCAGATTACAACAGTTGGTTAGAGAAGTTCCTATAAGTGATGATTTAGTTAGCTATGTAAGTAAGGTGATTAGAGCTACGAGACCAGAAACAACTACTAATGCATACGTAAAAGAATGGGTGAATTGGGGAGCAGGACCGCGAGCTGGTCAAGCAATGATATTAACAGCCAAGGCTCGTGCATTAGCACAAGGAAGATTATCAGTGACATTAGATGATTTACACCATGTAGCCATACCTGTGTTAAGACACAGAGTTATTGTGAATTTTAGAGCAGAATCAGAGGGTATCACTTCTGATGAGGTTACGCATCATCTATTAAAAGCCATTGAGGTAGGGAAGTAG
- a CDS encoding DUF4159 domain-containing protein — MSNKFFFTRLQYESGDWDVDQRMPSNLLNSLVEYTTLKVDTQERIISLSSDEIFKSPFCYISGHKLVQFTKKERENFKKYIDNGGFVFADDCNHDIDGLFSKSFEQQMSDIFGPQALKKIPNTHEIYKIFFEFEDGPPTTSQELNGWGDDIVHDYLKAIQVNGRIGVLYSNKDYGCEWDYDFRNKRWYKIDNTRFGVNIVMYALTS, encoded by the coding sequence TTGAGCAATAAATTTTTCTTTACACGATTACAATACGAATCAGGAGATTGGGATGTAGATCAAAGAATGCCTTCTAATCTATTAAACTCTCTTGTGGAGTATACTACCCTAAAAGTAGATACTCAAGAAAGAATTATCTCTTTGAGTAGTGATGAGATATTCAAAAGCCCGTTTTGCTATATCTCTGGCCATAAATTGGTACAGTTTACCAAAAAGGAAAGGGAGAATTTTAAAAAATATATCGATAACGGAGGTTTTGTATTTGCGGATGATTGTAATCACGATATAGATGGATTATTCTCTAAATCATTTGAGCAGCAGATGTCTGATATTTTTGGACCGCAAGCATTAAAAAAAATTCCTAATACTCATGAGATTTATAAAATATTTTTTGAGTTTGAAGATGGCCCACCAACTACTTCTCAAGAGCTGAATGGATGGGGAGATGATATCGTACATGATTATTTGAAGGCAATTCAGGTTAATGGAAGGATTGGCGTTCTTTATAGTAACAAAGACTATGGTTGTGAGTGGGATTATGATTTTAGAAATAAACGATGGTATAAAATAGACAATACCAGATTTGGTGTTAACATTGTAATGTATGCGTTGACATCATAA
- a CDS encoding TldD/PmbA family protein, whose product MAIYSKEEAKQIMEKAMSFSTADACEINLSGSESGNIRYARNTVSTAGHRSNQTLVVQSNFGKKSGTATIDEFDDESLKKVVKRAEELAKLSPENPEFMAPLGPQTYDKSITYKEATAKITPEYRAEVANSSIEPAAAKKVTAAGFFNDSAGFSAMMNSSGLFAYNQSTNASFTVTMRSNDGTGSGWVTRDYNDVSKFNAVEASKVAIDKAVMSKEAKAIEPGKYTVILEPAASVGLLGNMAFAFNARTADEGRSFMSKEGGGTKMGEKIVDERVNIWSDPLNPEVPTGTWNGSGQPLKKTSWIENGVVKNLAYSRYWAEKKGVDPVPFPNGFIMQGGDASLDDLIKGTKKGILVTRLWYIRTVDPQTLLYTGLTRDGTFYIENGKIKHPVKNFRFNESPIIMLNNLETLGKQVRIDGNLVPYMKIRDFTFTSLSDAV is encoded by the coding sequence ATGGCAATATATTCTAAAGAAGAAGCAAAGCAGATTATGGAAAAAGCGATGAGCTTTTCTACTGCAGATGCTTGTGAAATAAATTTAAGCGGAAGCGAAAGTGGTAATATCCGTTATGCTAGAAATACCGTATCTACGGCTGGACATAGATCAAATCAAACCTTAGTAGTGCAATCTAATTTTGGAAAGAAATCTGGAACAGCTACTATTGATGAGTTTGATGATGAGTCTTTAAAGAAAGTGGTAAAAAGAGCTGAGGAATTGGCAAAACTTTCTCCAGAGAATCCAGAATTTATGGCACCATTAGGGCCACAGACATATGATAAATCGATTACTTATAAAGAAGCTACTGCAAAGATAACACCGGAGTATCGTGCAGAAGTTGCTAATAGTAGTATTGAACCAGCAGCGGCTAAGAAAGTTACTGCAGCAGGATTCTTTAATGATTCTGCTGGGTTTAGTGCAATGATGAACTCTAGTGGTTTGTTTGCATACAATCAATCTACTAATGCCAGTTTTACGGTAACCATGCGTAGTAACGATGGTACTGGATCTGGTTGGGTAACCAGAGATTATAATGATGTCAGTAAGTTTAATGCCGTAGAAGCTTCTAAAGTAGCGATAGATAAAGCAGTTATGTCTAAAGAGGCTAAGGCAATAGAACCTGGTAAATACACAGTGATTTTAGAACCGGCAGCTTCGGTTGGTCTTCTAGGTAATATGGCGTTTGCATTTAATGCACGGACTGCTGATGAAGGACGTAGTTTTATGTCTAAAGAAGGCGGAGGAACCAAAATGGGAGAGAAGATTGTAGATGAACGTGTAAATATTTGGTCAGATCCATTGAATCCCGAAGTTCCTACAGGTACTTGGAATGGTTCAGGACAACCACTGAAAAAGACAAGTTGGATAGAAAATGGAGTTGTAAAAAACTTAGCATATAGTCGTTATTGGGCAGAGAAAAAGGGAGTAGATCCTGTGCCGTTCCCTAATGGATTTATTATGCAAGGAGGCGATGCATCCTTAGATGATCTTATTAAAGGAACGAAGAAAGGAATTCTAGTTACCCGATTGTGGTATATAAGAACCGTAGACCCTCAAACTTTACTATATACAGGACTTACCAGAGATGGAACTTTCTATATAGAAAACGGAAAAATAAAGCATCCAGTGAAGAATTTCAGATTTAATGAAAGCCCGATCATTATGCTTAATAATCTGGAAACTCTAGGTAAGCAGGTACGAATTGACGGTAATCTAGTTCCTTATATGAAAATAAGAGACTTTACCTTTACCAGTTTATCAGATGCAGTATAA